One Rhipicephalus microplus isolate Deutch F79 chromosome 4, USDA_Rmic, whole genome shotgun sequence genomic window carries:
- the LOC142814432 gene encoding uncharacterized protein LOC142814432, which translates to MNAVLAHDVQVLYSLHDRKGKRAFVNLRLCRLVTDVICQKAGCDQAEALNFIKRWLPGSGDRCGGRKRRFREAFVVEQPDDPHSQSADYRLLAAAGFLPNHSSQGLDSTTATVPPTQPDLQ; encoded by the exons atgaacgctgtattggcacatgacgtgcaagtgctgtacagccttcatgacagaaaagggaaaagggcctttgtgaacctgaggctctgtagattagtgacag atgtcatctgccaaaaagcagggtgcgaccaggcggaggccctcaactttattaagaggtggctgccaggatctggtgatcgctgtgggggcaggaagcggcgcttcagagaagcatttgttgtggagcagcccgatgatccccactctcagagtgcagattatcggctgctcgcggcagctggcttcctgcccaaccacagcagccagggccttgacagcaccactgccactgtgcccccaacgcaacctgacctgcagtag